The following are from one region of the Bactrocera oleae isolate idBacOlea1 chromosome 6, idBacOlea1, whole genome shotgun sequence genome:
- the LOC106616487 gene encoding trypsin-1 isoform X1 — translation MWPGRINKDQLFYATTLIVLAISIFYYQSADACYQKQYCLTPLNYSGRYVEDEIYGYMSDEAKTLCDGFCHHNSSLRLRCCAYDATVKLERISEQVCIYNHIIHNYIIYGELVKDNEFPFMAALGWRVKNETTGNTTIVYKCGGTIYDRGYVITAAHCLYHSSDLPVVVRPGGFALNDTEAWDLEIEEVIEHPNYDYPNVYNDIAIIRLRTLFSGNPFHDEPACLWGDPGSAHNVTAMGYGNTQFAGVSSPLLMKTNLSTIENSECQLHYEPDSGVLSDGIISTQICAKDHEKLRDTCQGDSGGPIIKFSKQAHLNPMSYVVGITSFGIGCGTGMPAVYTRISEYIDWIENVTYRTVPM, via the exons atgtggCCGGGAAGAATTAATAAAGATCAACTTTTCTACGCCACTACATTGATAGTGCTTGCAATAAGTA TTTTTTACTACCAATCAGCTGATGCCTGCTATCAGAAACAATATTGCCTAACGCCACTCAACTACAGCGGACGCTATGTGGAAGATGAGATTTATGGATACATGTCCGATGAGGCCAAAACGCTTTGCGATGGTTTTTGTCATCATAACAGTTCATTGCGATTGCGTTGTTGTGCATACGATGCTACAGTCAAATTGGAAAGAATATCGGAACAAG TATGCATATACAAtcatataatacataattacATCATATATGGGGAACTGGTCAAAGACAATGAATTTCCATTTATG GCTGCTTTGGGTTGGCGCGTTAAGAACGAAACTACTGGAAACACGACTATAGTTTACAAATGTGGGGGCACTATATACGATCGCGGTTATGTAATCACTGCTGCGCATTGTCTCTATCATTCGAG tgaTCTACCAGTGGTAGTACGTCCCGGTGGATTCGCTTTGAATGATACTGAGGCTTGGGACTTGGAAATCGAAGAAGTTATAGAGCATCCCAATTATGATTATCCAAATGTATACAATGACATTGCAATTATACGCCTAAGGACACTATTTAG TGGAAACCCGTTTCATGATGAGCCGGCATGTCTTTGGGGTGATCCGGGCTCCGCGCATAATGTTACAGCCATGGGCTACGGGAACACTCAATTTG CTGGCGTATCCTCCCCCTTATTGATGAAAACGAATTTATCAACAATTGAGAACAGCGAGTGCCAATTACACTATGAGCCAGACAGCGGTGTGCTGAGTGATGGAATTATATCGACGCAGATATGCGCGAAGGATCATGAAAAATTGCGTGACACATGTCAG GGTGACTCCGGTGGaccaattattaaatttagcaaACAAGCACATCTTAATCCCATGTCTTATGTTGTTGGCATCACTTCCTTTGGCATCGGCTGTGGCACCGGCATGCCTGCTGTTTATACGCGTATTTCTGAATATATTGATTGGATTGAAAATGTTACCTATCGAACTGTGCCAATGTGA
- the LOC106616487 gene encoding trypsin-1 isoform X2: MWPGRINKDQLFYATTLIVLAIIFYYQSADACYQKQYCLTPLNYSGRYVEDEIYGYMSDEAKTLCDGFCHHNSSLRLRCCAYDATVKLERISEQVCIYNHIIHNYIIYGELVKDNEFPFMAALGWRVKNETTGNTTIVYKCGGTIYDRGYVITAAHCLYHSSDLPVVVRPGGFALNDTEAWDLEIEEVIEHPNYDYPNVYNDIAIIRLRTLFSGNPFHDEPACLWGDPGSAHNVTAMGYGNTQFAGVSSPLLMKTNLSTIENSECQLHYEPDSGVLSDGIISTQICAKDHEKLRDTCQGDSGGPIIKFSKQAHLNPMSYVVGITSFGIGCGTGMPAVYTRISEYIDWIENVTYRTVPM, translated from the exons atgtggCCGGGAAGAATTAATAAAGATCAACTTTTCTACGCCACTACATTGATAGTGCTTGCAATAA TTTTTTACTACCAATCAGCTGATGCCTGCTATCAGAAACAATATTGCCTAACGCCACTCAACTACAGCGGACGCTATGTGGAAGATGAGATTTATGGATACATGTCCGATGAGGCCAAAACGCTTTGCGATGGTTTTTGTCATCATAACAGTTCATTGCGATTGCGTTGTTGTGCATACGATGCTACAGTCAAATTGGAAAGAATATCGGAACAAG TATGCATATACAAtcatataatacataattacATCATATATGGGGAACTGGTCAAAGACAATGAATTTCCATTTATG GCTGCTTTGGGTTGGCGCGTTAAGAACGAAACTACTGGAAACACGACTATAGTTTACAAATGTGGGGGCACTATATACGATCGCGGTTATGTAATCACTGCTGCGCATTGTCTCTATCATTCGAG tgaTCTACCAGTGGTAGTACGTCCCGGTGGATTCGCTTTGAATGATACTGAGGCTTGGGACTTGGAAATCGAAGAAGTTATAGAGCATCCCAATTATGATTATCCAAATGTATACAATGACATTGCAATTATACGCCTAAGGACACTATTTAG TGGAAACCCGTTTCATGATGAGCCGGCATGTCTTTGGGGTGATCCGGGCTCCGCGCATAATGTTACAGCCATGGGCTACGGGAACACTCAATTTG CTGGCGTATCCTCCCCCTTATTGATGAAAACGAATTTATCAACAATTGAGAACAGCGAGTGCCAATTACACTATGAGCCAGACAGCGGTGTGCTGAGTGATGGAATTATATCGACGCAGATATGCGCGAAGGATCATGAAAAATTGCGTGACACATGTCAG GGTGACTCCGGTGGaccaattattaaatttagcaaACAAGCACATCTTAATCCCATGTCTTATGTTGTTGGCATCACTTCCTTTGGCATCGGCTGTGGCACCGGCATGCCTGCTGTTTATACGCGTATTTCTGAATATATTGATTGGATTGAAAATGTTACCTATCGAACTGTGCCAATGTGA